One genomic region from Camelus bactrianus isolate YW-2024 breed Bactrian camel chromosome 3, ASM4877302v1, whole genome shotgun sequence encodes:
- the TMEM171 gene encoding transmembrane protein 171 yields the protein MSPAAAAEPDGFQRARNVSKLIFFLFVIGAILLCVGVLLSIFGFQACQYDTPTNCSMILKVAGPVCAVTGLGAVILARSRARLQRSEARLRGNQGDSDRAFLCGESRQFVQCLIFGFLFLTSGMLISILGIWVPGCGSDWASEPLNETDADDAEAEICGFLSLQILGPLIVLVGLCFFVVAHIKKRNNLNVGQDALEREERQTQNVEAVHVTVGDAVIIFPPPPPPYFPESSASTAARSPGADSLLPNENPPSYYSIFNYGTPTPESQGVASERDCATVYTISGTASSSETLHAPHLSSELPPRYEEKESAATLSVSPSSEPSSP from the exons ATGTCTCCTGCAGCGGCTGCCGAGCCAGATGGGTTCCAGCGAGCCAGGAATGTCAGCAAGCTTATATTCTTCCTTTTTGTCATTGGCGCCATCCTGCTGTGTGTGGGAGTCCTGCTCTCCATCTTTGGGTTCCAGGCATGCCAATACGACACCCCCACCAACTGCAGCATGATACTGAAGGTCGCGGGGCCCGTGTGTGCCGTCACTGGGCTTGGGGCCGTGATCCTGGCCCGCTCCCGGGCACGACTTCAGCGCAGTGAGGCGCGCCTGCGAGGCAACCAGGGGGACTCAGACCGAGCCTTCCTCTGTGGGGAGAGCCGCCAGTTTGTCCAGTGCCTCATCTTTGGGTTCCTCTTCCTGACAAGTGGCATGCTTATCAGCATACTGGGCATTTGGGTCCCTGGGTGTGGCTCAGACTGGGCGTCGGAACCACTGAATGAGACAGACGCTGATGACGCGGAGGCCGAGATCTGTGGATTCCTGtccctgcagatcttgggaccGTTGATAGTACTAGTGGGACTGTGCTTCTTCGTGGTTGCCCACATTAAGAAGAGAAACAACTTGAACGTGGGCCAGGATGCcttggaaagggaagagagacagaCCCAGAACGTGGAGGCTGTCCACGTCACTGTAG GTGATGCGGTGATCATATTCCCACCCCCGCCTCCGCCTTACTTCCCTGAGTCTTCAGCTTCTACAGCTGCTCGAAGTCCTGGGGCTGACAGCTTGCTTCCAAATGAAAACCCACCTTCATATTACAGTATTTTCAACTATGG GACCCCAACTCCTGAGAGCCAAGGCGTGGCCTCCGAGAGAGACTGCGCAACTGTATACACTATTTCTGGGACCGCCTCATCCTCGGAGACCTTACACGCTCCACATCTCTCATCTGAACTGCCTCCCagatatgaagaaaaagaatctgCTGCCaccctctctgtgtctccatcttCTGAGCCTTCCTCACCATGA